The proteins below are encoded in one region of Musa acuminata AAA Group cultivar baxijiao unplaced genomic scaffold, Cavendish_Baxijiao_AAA HiC_scaffold_826, whole genome shotgun sequence:
- the LOC135664314 gene encoding cytochrome f: MQNKNTFSWVKEEMTRSISVSIMIYVITRASISNAYPIFAQQGYENPREATGRIVCANCHLANKPVDIEVPQAVLPDTVFEAVVRIPYDKQLKQVLANGKKGTLNVGAVLILPDGFELAPLDRISPELKEKIGNLSFQSYRPNKRNIIVIGPVPGQKYSEIVFPILSPDPATKKDVHFLKYPIYVGGNRGRGQIYPDGSKSNNTVYNATSAGIVSRIVRKEKGGYEITIVDASDGHQVVDIIPPGPELLVSEGESIKLDQPLTSNPNVGGFGQGDAEIVLQDPLRVQGLLFFLASVILAQVFLVLKKKQFEKVQLYEMNF; encoded by the coding sequence atgcaaaataaaaatactttttcttgggtAAAGGAAGAGATGACTCGATCCATTTCTGTATCGATCATGATATATGTAATAACTCGGGCATCTATTTCAAATGCATATCCCATTTTTGCGCAGCAGGGTTATGAAAACCCGCGAGAAGCAACGGGACGAATTGTATGTGCCAATTGCCATTTAGCTAATAAACCCGTGGATATTGAAGTTCCGCAAGCTGTGCTTCCTGATACTGTATTTGAAGCAGTTGTTCGAATCCCTTATGATAAGCAACTGAAACAAGTTCTTGCTAATGGTAAAAAGGGGACTTTGAATGTGGGGGCTGTTCTCATTTTACCCGACGGATTCGAATTAGCCCCCCTTGATCGTATTTCTCCTGAGTTGAAAGAAAAGATAGGAAATCTGTCTTTTCAGAGTTATCGTCCcaacaaaagaaatattattgtgATAGGTCCTGTTCCCGGTCAGAAATATAGTGAAATCGTCTTTCCCATTCTTTCCCCCGACCCTGCTACGAAGAAAGACGTTCACTTCTTAAAATATCCCATATACGTAGGTGGGAACAGAGGAAGGGGTCAGATTTATCCTGATGGTAGCAAAAGTAACAATACAGTCTATAATGCTACATCAGCAGGTATAGTAAGCAGAATAGTACGTAAAGAAAAAGGGGGATATGAAATAACCATAGTTGATGCATCGGATGGACATCAAGTGGTTGATATTATACCTCCAGGACCAGAACTTCTTGTTTCAGAGGGTGAATCCATCAAGCTTGATCAACCATTAACAAGCAATCCCAATGTGGGAGGCTTTGGTCAGGGAGATGCAGAAATAGTGCTTCAAGACCCATTACGGGTCCAaggtcttttgttcttcttggcatctgttattttggcacaagtttttttggttcttaaaaagaaacagtttgaaaaggttcaattgtacgaaatgaatttctag